One window of Cupriavidus oxalaticus genomic DNA carries:
- a CDS encoding CaiB/BaiF CoA transferase family protein yields MKPEWSCLKDVTIIDASQLLPGPHACNLLRQLGADVIKVEQPGSGDSIRQLGPAAYAQFNRGKKSIALDLKTDAGREAFLELARNADAVVEGFRPGVMKRLGLDYAALAAVNPAIVLCSVSGFGQTGPYASHAGHDLNYLALAGYWATPVQVHDKVSRPRVRVSDYAASGYAALSLAVAIMSARQHGRGQHLDVSIHDAILSWTAHGAWAARGHEAAPQESPTVMPENDLFETRDGRHLAMGILENKFWVNLGEALGEEFPALRDPRYATRAGRYGHKLAVNDLLAAVFRTRDLDDWEAFFGPLDIPFSPVLGAGELFEDAHVRARGVVRRPAGEDGIAVNFPVGFSLGLPEGDDFVAGLGKGTAR; encoded by the coding sequence ATGAAACCAGAATGGTCCTGCCTGAAGGACGTCACCATCATCGACGCCAGCCAGCTGCTGCCCGGCCCGCATGCGTGCAACCTGCTGCGGCAACTCGGCGCCGATGTGATCAAGGTGGAACAGCCCGGCAGCGGCGACTCCATCCGCCAGCTCGGTCCGGCGGCGTATGCGCAGTTCAACCGCGGCAAGAAGTCCATCGCGCTGGACCTGAAGACCGACGCCGGCCGCGAGGCCTTCCTTGAACTGGCGCGCAATGCCGACGCCGTGGTGGAAGGCTTCCGCCCCGGCGTCATGAAGCGGCTGGGACTCGACTATGCGGCATTGGCCGCCGTCAATCCGGCCATCGTGCTGTGCTCGGTGTCGGGCTTCGGCCAGACCGGACCGTACGCCAGCCACGCGGGGCATGACCTCAACTACCTGGCGCTGGCCGGCTACTGGGCGACGCCGGTGCAGGTGCACGACAAGGTCTCGCGCCCGCGCGTGCGCGTGTCGGACTATGCCGCGTCAGGCTATGCCGCGCTGTCGCTGGCCGTGGCCATCATGAGCGCGCGGCAGCACGGACGCGGGCAGCATCTGGACGTATCGATCCACGACGCCATCCTGTCATGGACCGCCCACGGCGCCTGGGCAGCGCGCGGCCATGAGGCGGCGCCGCAGGAATCGCCGACTGTGATGCCGGAGAACGACCTGTTCGAGACGCGCGACGGCAGGCATCTGGCGATGGGGATTCTGGAGAACAAGTTCTGGGTCAACCTGGGCGAGGCGCTTGGGGAGGAATTTCCTGCGCTGCGCGATCCGCGATATGCCACGCGGGCCGGGCGCTATGGGCACAAGCTGGCGGTCAATGACCTGCTTGCGGCGGTGTTCCGGACGCGCGACCTTGACGATTGGGAGGCTTTCTTCGGACCGCTGGATATACCGTTCTCGCCGGTGCTGGGGGCGGGGGAATTGTTTGAGGATGCGCACGTACGGGCGCGAGGGGTGGTGCGGCGCCCAGCAGGAGAAGACGGGATTGCGGTGAACTTCCCGGTCGGGTTCTCCTTAGGGTTGCCAGAGGGGGACGACTTTGTGGCCGGTCTCGGAAAGGGAACGGCGCGCTAA
- a CDS encoding tripartite tricarboxylate transporter substrate binding protein codes for MNRREWLATAGAAALGSVFLPARAAAPANYPNRPIRLIVPFIAGSTPDNTARTLSAELGQKLGQPLVVENMPGAGGIIGATALRRAVPDGYTLGILANTHVINVHMYRKMPYDPARDFTPITALSGGPTALVVPTSSPYKTAAELVAAMKKAPGKFNYGSGGKGSIAHLAVETMLHQAGCDAVHIPYKGAPEIITAMLTGQTQFGMPVLGTATQYVRNQQVRVLAVTAAARSPFFPDVPTMAEALPPGFVIDNWSGLFAPANFPAELTQKLHAAVAALQNAGVFDAQLKANAGELRRSATPAQFGTVVAADNSRYGELMKSIGMVGDLG; via the coding sequence ATGAACCGCCGAGAATGGCTCGCCACCGCTGGCGCCGCCGCACTGGGAAGCGTCTTTCTGCCCGCCCGCGCCGCGGCCCCTGCCAACTATCCCAACCGGCCGATCCGGCTGATCGTCCCGTTCATCGCCGGCAGCACGCCGGACAATACTGCCCGCACGCTGTCGGCGGAGCTTGGCCAGAAGCTCGGCCAGCCGCTGGTGGTCGAGAACATGCCCGGCGCCGGCGGCATCATCGGCGCCACCGCGCTGCGGCGTGCCGTGCCCGACGGCTACACGCTGGGCATCCTCGCCAACACGCACGTGATCAACGTGCATATGTACCGCAAGATGCCGTACGACCCGGCGCGCGATTTCACGCCGATCACCGCGCTTTCCGGCGGGCCGACCGCGCTCGTCGTGCCCACATCGTCGCCGTACAAGACCGCAGCCGAGCTGGTCGCCGCCATGAAGAAAGCGCCGGGCAAGTTCAACTACGGCTCCGGCGGCAAGGGCAGCATCGCGCATCTGGCGGTGGAAACCATGCTCCACCAAGCCGGCTGCGACGCAGTGCACATCCCGTACAAGGGCGCGCCGGAAATCATCACCGCCATGCTGACCGGGCAGACCCAGTTCGGCATGCCGGTGCTTGGCACGGCGACCCAGTATGTGCGCAACCAGCAGGTGCGCGTGCTGGCCGTCACCGCCGCCGCGCGCTCGCCGTTCTTCCCGGACGTGCCGACCATGGCCGAAGCGCTGCCGCCCGGCTTTGTCATCGACAACTGGAGCGGGCTGTTTGCACCAGCCAACTTCCCGGCCGAGCTAACCCAGAAGCTCCATGCCGCCGTCGCCGCGCTGCAGAATGCCGGCGTGTTCGACGCGCAGCTCAAGGCCAACGCGGGCGAACTGCGCCGCAGCGCAACCCCGGCCCAGTTCGGCACGGTCGTGGCCGCGGACAACTCGCGCTATGGCGAGCTGATGAAGTCGATCGGCATGGTCGGCGACCTGGGCTGA
- a CDS encoding acyl-CoA dehydrogenase family protein yields the protein MFDHLTNPVLVETRAGIRRFIDEELRPLEQELGLGSEDPWPREVLRKVWRRSYELGFYAACLPESLGGKGLNIQEQCALKADLAASGSTLAAHVLGDLGGPPRVGNMLKYATPAQLKQYFEPVIRGEKSTCFALTETHSGSDAQSIKTTAAADGDELVINGGKHYISGAPFADFAIVMCVTDATTTPPAISAVLVDLNLPGVTVTNEYVPMSGQHIDGDIRFDNVRVPRANIFGGEGNGFKLGMSRINVNRLLHCPSMLGLAMRAYESSVEYAGKRRQFGGPIARFQAIQHMLADMAAALWACESMIAHTAALADAGADLRMKAAACKLFVSERCFEVADKAVQIHGNVGVTRGHPVEQTFRKLRMFRIFTGTSEIQRNTIARAILEPLQQQAQPPKQQQA from the coding sequence ATGTTCGATCACCTGACCAACCCCGTGCTGGTGGAAACCCGCGCCGGCATCCGCCGCTTTATCGACGAGGAACTGCGCCCGCTGGAGCAGGAGCTGGGGCTCGGCTCCGAAGACCCGTGGCCGCGCGAAGTGCTGCGCAAGGTCTGGCGCCGCTCGTACGAACTGGGTTTCTATGCCGCCTGCCTGCCGGAATCGCTCGGCGGCAAAGGGCTGAATATCCAGGAGCAATGCGCGCTCAAGGCCGATCTTGCCGCCAGCGGCTCGACGCTGGCCGCGCATGTGCTGGGCGACCTGGGCGGCCCGCCGCGCGTGGGCAACATGCTCAAGTACGCCACGCCGGCGCAGCTGAAGCAGTACTTCGAGCCGGTCATCCGCGGAGAGAAGTCGACCTGCTTCGCGCTGACGGAAACGCATTCCGGATCCGACGCGCAAAGCATCAAGACCACCGCGGCCGCCGACGGCGACGAGCTGGTGATCAACGGCGGCAAGCACTACATCAGCGGCGCGCCGTTCGCGGACTTCGCCATCGTCATGTGCGTGACGGATGCCACCACGACGCCGCCGGCGATCAGCGCGGTCCTGGTCGACCTGAACCTGCCGGGCGTGACCGTGACCAACGAGTACGTGCCGATGTCGGGCCAGCATATCGACGGCGATATCCGCTTCGACAACGTGCGCGTGCCGCGCGCCAATATCTTTGGCGGCGAGGGCAACGGCTTCAAGCTCGGCATGTCGCGCATCAACGTGAACCGCTTGCTGCACTGCCCGTCGATGCTGGGGCTGGCCATGCGAGCCTATGAGTCGTCGGTGGAGTACGCCGGCAAGCGGCGCCAGTTCGGCGGCCCGATCGCGCGCTTCCAGGCAATCCAGCACATGCTCGCCGATATGGCCGCGGCGCTGTGGGCCTGCGAAAGCATGATCGCGCACACCGCGGCACTGGCAGACGCCGGCGCCGATCTGCGCATGAAAGCCGCGGCGTGCAAGCTCTTTGTCTCGGAACGCTGTTTCGAAGTGGCCGACAAGGCGGTACAGATCCACGGCAACGTGGGCGTCACGCGCGGGCATCCGGTCGAGCAGACCTTCCGCAAGCTGCGCATGTTCCGCATCTTCACCGGCACGAGCGAGATCCAGCGCAACACCATCGCGCGCGCGATACTGGAGCCGCTGCAGCAGCAGGCGCAGCCGCCGAAACAGCAACAGGCATGA